Genomic window (Rhododendron vialii isolate Sample 1 chromosome 4a, ASM3025357v1):
AATTGGGCCTTATATCTTGTTATGCACGGATTTTTTGGTGCACTATTTAGGCTCGATCCAGTTTCTTCgaaaaggaattttttgaaaagcagTAACTCGTGTCTCgatttggtagttttggttctctCCTCGTATTTGTGATGAAATCTTTCCCTTCGGCTGATGAAATGAagtgacattttcaaaaaaaagaagaagaaggtaatatcaagctcaaaaattatgtgtttatgtaaaaaatttctaccaatatggatattgtttgatagatttcattgagatcttttaaacggtataaaaaaaattggaaaattatttttcattttcattatatttgaaattaaaattaccttctttttttaaaaagaaggtttaaaaagaaagcggaacggcacattagagcatccgcaatggtaataatcaaaaccaataatcaaaatgtaccacgtcagcatttgattattcatttagttcacaatcaaacttaataacctTTActttcacattggttatttttgcatctctaaccaaaaaaaaccccacaatacacaatgcatatttgtctgatcgcaaacgagtttcaatcacgcaccagaccacactaaattatttgtctcgatgagatgaTTCTAATGTCGggtgtttttgaattattgagtttggttactggtaaaagttgttaagtttggttaacgaatgggtggaatttgattatttgctaaaaaaacttgtaactttgcttattacaatgtggggtgttttttgagaattgttattaaatttgcttatccacacctatttgcttattacaattgGGATGCTCTTataaatatactccctccgtcccaaaatgtttgtccggtccgcaaaacggggtgttaaaaataatagtacagtacaatttttgcaagaaaaaatcaaaagttttttaacaacttactagatatcaatgggtatttttaatttgtgaaaaaagtttaaattttttcttgaaaaaattgcattatttttatcactccattttgcggaccggacaatcattttgggacggagagagtatctTATTGTATCTGTGAtgttttcaaagaaaaaaaaaagtatcttaTTGTATCCcttgtttttttaaatctcaCAATTATCTAATTGTTGGCTTGTATATATGCATTTCTTGCtcttttcactaaaaaaaaaatacttttgtaaAATTTGGGGGCTCAAAGGGATTTCACATCGAGTTTTAGCTCATGGCTGACTCTACTTATGGGCCAaattcatactccctccgttccaaaaaaagagtcactctctctctctcttaccatttttcaaataaaacaatCAACTACTTTcgtacataattttttgaattttttcgcactgtattaaagatctcaattagtactttaatacggtgcgaaaaaattcaaaaaaattgtacatggaagtaattgatttttcgatttgaaaaatggcacgatTTTCATGGTGGACGtggactctttttttttttttcgggaacggaaggagtaatagACTTTGGTTCATTGTTAATTGGAATCTCGTTAGTGGACGAACAACAAGAAACATCGTGGGTGCCATTCGAAAACATCATAAACGAGCCcaaacacttgagttataaaaacaaaatcaagctTGAATGAGCTATTAGTTTGTTTAGCATagataaaaaaatcaaagttcTCTAAATTTACTCGTGACAGAATCGATTAAATCTCGTTTGAAATCAAGTCGTCCGATAAAAAAGTTAAGTGTGCAATTTGTTTGAACCTCATTGTGTTTTCaaaccaagaaaataaattactcAATTGTTTGAACCTCATTGTAtgcaagaaaataaacttatcaCAATATGCCAATCAATCAGATCCTCCATCTGTCCTTTTTCTTTCCCCCCATTTTATCATCCAAATCTTGGATTCACTGCgccaaaattttcttttagcgGCATtaaaaaccgccggtaatagtcTCAAAATCGTCGGTAAAAGTACATTACCgccgataaaaataaattaccgccggtaaaagttCCGTCGGCAAAACAATTGTTGGGAATATAAAAACGGCGGTAAATTACCGCCGGTAAAGGTTTCGGACTATTAACGGCGGTTTTGGTACCGCCGCTAATAGTTTCGGGAAAAAAATGACATTGCCAAGATTCGAACCCGCGACCCATTGATTAATACCCGAGCACTTACCCACTAAGCTACATAAAATTATGTGTTTtgttagaaaaataataatatttatattataatgTATTATTACCGGCAGTTTTTCTTACCGCTGTTAATAGttacttttaccggcggttttaTATTACCGCCGATAATAGTTACTTTTATCGGCGGTTTACTAATGCCGTTAATAAACGGCGTGTATAATTACCTTTTGCGGCGGTTTGAAAGAACATAATTGTTTCCATTCGAACAAATTCAAGAACTACACCACCCACTAGGCGTTAATGCACTACTTGTGACACATTGCTCTAAAAATCTTGTTTTAGCATATCGGCTGAAAAATCACTCTAAAAGCCTCAGCAGTCATCAACAAACAATTTGAAATTGTCTCATTGCAGAAAATTTTCAAGACGAGTACCTCATGAAGTAGGAAACCAACTCATGTATGCCGTAAGGTGGCACACACATGGTCGataattgttttcaaaatacaaGGACAAGAGCAAATACCAACACCGACTCAGAAATTCTGCCATTTTAATACAGCAACGTTCGAATTTTAGCGTGAAATCAACTCTAACACAACTTTTTGAGCCTTGGAAGCTTTTCAATTGATGGCAGACCTTTTGCTGCTGCTTCATACTCCTATCTTCTAAGTCACAATGCAACGTCATCCTTTTCCAAAATGgttgcattttcaaacaaaaaccTTACGAAACTCCATGGCTTCTTATCAAAATCCGAGATGCAAACGACTTTAAGGAAAGACACCAAACAAGAAGGATCCCTTTCCAACATGAAACCATCGTCGTTGAAAGGATCAAAGCTCTAAAAGAATCAAATGAAACCAATATTATATTGCGATGaacaaaaaggaagaacaaatcCTGAGGACAGGAATAAGCCAGAGGTTAAGACTGAATGTCTCCAATCCACAGACCAGATTGAACTACGATGTCCGGCCCATCCCGGGCCTCTGCATTTTGAAAATGGATGACAAAGTTGCAGACCATTTTGCATATCTTTTCAGCTCAACATAGGCGATCTCCACTTCCAAGGCAACTAATCAAACACAGAACCAAGCATTTATCTAACCTATTCTATAAACAACAGAGAAAGAAGCACATTCATTTGACATCTGCCTGATAAATCAATAAGTCCATGGAAGAAGCTTAGATTCAGGGTTTCCACCCTTCCCCTAAAGGAACTGTCCGGAAATGAGATCAACCTCATGTCCTGTGTGTTTTTATATACCAGTATAATATCCAGCATTGAAGTAATAGCCAAAAAAGGGTAGAAAAGACAATTCATGTTTTAGCTCTATAAGTCCTATCTGTTTGAAGGTTTAACCAATGCATCTACCTACCAAGTAGCACAGTCGTAATTCTACTCCAAGTTATATCAAATCGCAAAGAACATTGAGCTCGCTGAACCATATTTTACATGCATCGGGCAGGCCACTTTTTCCTCTATTAGACTCTCGAAGCTTTATGAATCCTGAAGCCCCAAACGTACTCTTCAGCAAAGGAGAAAAGCATATGTTGTACCGTTAATAAAGACCGAAGTAAGAATCGTATCAAGCCAATATAAAAGATTGGACAATGTAAACTGTAAAGGCTCACCAAGCTAATTCCCCTAAATGGATAGGCCCTTGAAACAGTTAAATGGTTATGGACTTTAGTATCATTTGCCTTCTAGTAAATCCTCTGAAAACCCACGATACAAGCACACGAAGAAATTCTATCCTGAATTCCCAGTTAACTGCAGGAGTAAAATCACATCTCTCTTCAAACTGACCCAATGCTATGgtatttgtttgtttactcGCTTACATGAATAGGATTTCCAATGGAAAAAACACATAACCTACAAGGCTACTACCTAAGAAACTGCCCTCCTTTCGATGGTTATAGAGAGTTACGATGGTTACAGTGACCATGGCACAATTACTGAACGATACGAAGTGACAAGTCTATGTGAGAGTAAAGAAAACTTTAAATCAAACAAGTTTCTTTATCCGAGATTTCATGGCacccaaaaataaaaccaaagcAGTTTAGTCGTGGGGTTTGAAAGAATCATAGTTTAGTTGAATCTCAATCAAAGTAAACAGTGAAACTAGAAGGGATAACAAACAACATATCCAAAGATAAtatgcaaaaaagaaagaaattagatATCAAGTGGATCACTTACAAAGAAggcaaaaggcatcaatgacatAAAACTCAAAAGCACAATTTATAATTTCACAGTAacataaaagtgagccaaagaTACTGCGAACAAGAAAACAATTAGATATCAAGCGGAACAATTACAAAAAAGGCAAAAGATATCAATGACATTCAACGTAACAGCACGATAAATTATTTTCACGTTAAGACATCCAAGCGTGAAAGCCCTTACCTTTGTCAAATATCAGATACAAATAGAAAGAGATACTAACAGGTTAACCGACAAAAATACTAATTCCGAAAGATGATAAAGTTGAATCCACATGAACCCTACTAACTCAAGTCAGGATTCACGAAGATAAAGTTAAAAGTGGCATAACATAGACAATTAAACACACAGGTCCAGGGCTTTGATTAGGATCCTGGTACAGATGTGCCTCAAGTTAATATAGGAATGATTTCTCCAAATACTTGATTCAGAACCTGCTGCTCCCTTCAACCCTCAAATTCTAGGTTTTTGCGCAACTGGGGAGGTTGAATCCATTCATTCCGCCCTTTAGCAGCAACCCAACCAGCATATGGGGAACCCTCAAGGGCGTGGTTTGTGCCATCTTCCATGGAATAAAATCTCAACGTCCCATCGAAGGCATGGTAATAGACCTTGTTTGTTGTTTCTCCCGATGCTGAAACGCAGAATGAGGAGGTACGACCAAGAAACAATGCTTGATTTCCCCGGCAGGTTGTTTCGGTAACCCAGGCCCTTCGAGAGCGACTAAACCTGAACAGGCGACATTGGCCATTGTCATTGCCTCGTAAGATGGGATTGTCCAAGTTGGCAAAAAGGAGCTGTCCGTTTCATACAAACAAGTGATAACTTCCCCGTAAAAACCTCAAATTTGAGTTAGTAGAAATAATACTCCATTCGCGCTTAGCAACACTAAATGCTGCAAGATCCCCATTACCGTTAAAGAGACAATAAAGGAATCCACCGGCAAACACCACGCCTTGTAAACCATACAGCTGCCCCCCGAACGCTTGAGTGGTCCACGACATATCACGAGGACGACAGGTGCTGATTGTGCGGCAATAGTCATAATCACgaacaacaaagaaaacacaGTCAGGGGAACAAGTATCGGATGAAAAGGCGGCTACATGGACTCGGCAGTCCGCTTGGATGCCGTGGTTTAATCAGGGAGAGTGATGATTTGCTTGGTGAAAGGCGAAAACAAGAAGTAAGACGTGACAGACTCCAGCGCAGGGGGTTTTTGCCGCGAGAAAAGCAGCCAACCGTGGTTTGAAGCGCGGATTTTGGGGACGTAACGGCCGCGGTTATCTTGCCCGATAACTTGATCCACAGAATAGGGCTGCTTGTGGTGTGACGGGTCAAACAACTTGCACACCAACACCATGGGTTCATCAAGCAAGAACCCATCATCATTCCAGTGGTAGTTCAGCAGCCACGGGAGTTCTTCAACATTATCATCCTCATGAATTGGAATTGGTGGAGGAGGAAGTAGCCTTCCCCAATTCTTACAAACCGACCGGAAACGGATTCGATCGAAAGAAGAGAGGCGGGGAATAACCTCCGACGCTAGTATTTCCAGTGGAAGGTCCGACCAAGGCCGGATTTCACTATCGAGATTGCTGCGTTTGATTTCCGGCGGAGTTCTGTGATGACTAACCACGAACTTGTCGTTCTTCTTCTGAGAGTAGAGTGCTATAGCGTTTCGTTTCGCAATACGCTCTTTTTTACGAGCTTTCAGACTTTTTGAAGCCATTGATATACAGAGATACTGGTCTACAGAAACCTCTACGCCCACGAATTGGAGGTGAAATCCCTACAAAAGCTTCTTACTAATCACACGCCttgttttacttttagggaCTCCTGTCTCGAAGCATGTGAAACTAGGGCTTTGGATGCGTGAAAATTGAGATTAGGGATGTCAAAcggccgtgccgtgccgtgccagccAGGCACGTTTAGCTTCATGCCAACCATAATTTCGTGCCGTGTcagcccgtttacttaaatcgtgtcatgccgtgccgtgtcattttcaatcacgtcgtgccgtgccgtgcccatttacTTCAATCGTTCCGTGTCGTATCGTGccgttttttaatcgtgtcgtgctgtgctgggttcatttacttaaatcgtgtcgaaGATTTTACAAAGAAgctaaaagtataaaaaaaacaaagatgctACTCatacaacaatccaaacacaataacttacacaacctctcataTATATGTGGGGCTCATACATAGTAgtatgtgtggagcccacatgcatgtgagaggttgtgtaagttgttgtgtttggattattatgtgagtatcatttttgtaaaaaaaacaaaaaaaaaaccaaaactagggcttttacatatatatatatatatagagagagagagagagagagagagagagagagagagagagggaggaccTTGCCTGCCATACCTCTGGAAGTATGAATGGGCTCAAGATTTTCGAACTCAGCTCGCTCTTTGCGTTAGTAGATCGTAGCTGACGAAGTGACGTTCTCCAATACTTACCCTCCCTCCATGTTTGTCAGCTCCACAAAATTGAGACGTAAAAATGATAGTAGTACAATTTTTGCatgaaaagtttaaaaaaagtcGACAACTTACTAAATattagtaatgaattttttttttttttggataagtaaaatatcgatgagttcttttaacttatgaaaaaaattaaaaatttttttttgaaaaaatggcaTTATTTTTGACAGATATTATGGGACGAAGGGACTAATTTCTTGATCCAAATTTAGGTTAAAAAAAGATAAGGGCGGAGATGCTCTAAATCCTCTATTTTAGGACTCTTTGGATACAGGCTTAAGAACCAAGCTTATCAAATTCTAGTTTCTATTCAGTTCATTAAACATTTGGTAGAACACATTTGATTAGATTTTGGAGCTGAGATGCTaaatttataaaacaaaattGGAATATATCATTGTTCAACTCGTTTATGTTATGATAGACTAAAAATTCAATCTTCCGAAGATTGGCTCGATATTTGCCCGACTAaagcttttttgaaattaatagaTTGCCGCGTAAACGAATCAAGTTTGAACATGTGCTATCAAAAAAACTGTATTCAAACAAATAGTCCCTTCCCAGAAGCACAACTGGGGACTTCGTGGTCCAAGATAATAAAACCATCAGTAAGAGTAAAACGTAAGCATgagaattttgaaaacaaatagaCCCTTCGGATATGTGGCTGTACAGAAGCATTTCTAACAGATTGCTCAACAAATATATTattgtttttgtaaatttgtCAATAAAATTGCTCTAAGACGGCATTcctcaacaaaaaaatttacacaaatTTAGCACAATATCTTGGATCAGCTTCGAAGGAAGAAGATAAAAtttcttcaccattcccattgCAGCGGAATTACAAGAAGATGAGTACCTTAGGAAACCAACTCACGCGACTGGTGAACTCATTCTCAGCAACAGTTATCAAAATACGAGGAAACTAGCATATAGCAAGGGGTACATGGACATCCCGGCATTCTAACATTGCAATCTATattacttcttttaaatgtacaaAAGTGTTTCCTACTCTTTCATTTCCACAAATACCCTTTGCAATTGTAATTAATCCCTGCACACTCCACACCTCTTCCCAACCGAAACAGTGAAACACTCCAACGAACAGTTCTTTTCAAGCGATACAGTGCAACACCCCAACGGAAACACTacacacaaaaaagagaagaacTGCCTCCCCTAGCCCAAAACCAATCCATCCTCCTTTTGGAAGCCCCTTCACCTCCGACTCCCATGGCCTCCCAAAAAACAATTGCACCATCCTTCTGGCACCCCGTTCTCCTGCTTAATTACTCCGGCAGCCTCCCACCAAGattccaacaacaacaaccaagactccaacaacaacaacgtaCCGGACAGAACCCAAGTGCATCCCAACACAAGGCTAAGACAAGTAAGTCATGCATTCAAACTTCCACCCCGTCTTTGATTGCAAACACTCTCTCCTTTCCCCTTTGTCCACCTCTGTAGACCATAAATACGCATACCAACTGGTGGCAAAAATGTCCCTTCGAATACCAGACTCTCCCCTTCCCCCTTCGTCCGCCAATGACGCCAATTCTGTAGACCATAATTACGCACACCAACTGTTTGCCAAAATGTGCCTTTGAAGACCAGTTGAAGATGTCGAATATGAGAGCACTTAAACAATAATAATAGAAGTTCGGATGCTTTAAAAAAAGTAAGGTGAAAGGATACACTAAGACTTTACTTAAACAGTAAAGACACTTGACAAAAATACCGTTCAGTAGAACCCGAAGAGAAGAATATGTCTCCAGAAAATTATTCTAACCGGGACAAAGATAGGTGCATAAACAAGTTGTTTTTGTAGGCGCGTTTTGAATGACTGTTTATTTCATCACCACTGACTGCCCTCCCTAGATGGCATGCTTGTGGACAGTGTATATGTGCAAAAATTATTGAGTGGGATTACGTATTGTACCCCATTACACATTATTTAAAGAGAGAGGCTTAGATTGAGATGACTCAGTCGTTTGATCACAATTATAAAGAAGGGTAGACTCTGGCCTGCCTCGGTGTATACTAGCAATcagaaatgggaaaaaaaagtttacaacaAAGCGGGTCTTTAGAAGACAACAAATcccctttaaaaaaaacactctGCATCATATGTTTAAGACACTGTCCATTGAATTTCTCTCACATTAGGCAGATGACATGTACCAAACTTCCAACTCAGAAGTCAGGAAATCATGTCAATGACACACgtgtacacaaaaaaaaaaaaaaaaaaagactatgaATTCACACTATGGAAATGCTGCGATATCAGCTATTCCTTTCcaactaattttacaaaaaccATATGATGACTGTTTGGAACTTCTACCTTTCCACGAACCATCGCGAAAACATTACCAACTATGAGTTTACGCTACCTGTCCACTTCAAGCGTTAATCGTGAACTACCTCTCTATTCCCTTTTATGGCGTTCGATTTTTTCCcatctttgttttgttaaaataaaGAATTGGATGAGACACAAGGTTTGGATTGTCTTGGCCAAGATGAAATCAGCCGGCGCCGCTTTCTTCAAAGGATGAGATATGCTAGGTTTACACCTACACAAAAAGGGAAGTATATTCAGAAGAAAATGCAAAATAGGAAGAGGAAACGCAATGCCCATTATACTCCTCCAAACACAAATCATGGAGTCAGATGTTTCGTATCTGAGCTCAAAAGTGGAAAGGATAATCGAAACTAGAAATGGCCAGAGACTCATAGCATGTTTTGGTATTCCTTATAGGTATCCTGGAGTTATTTCTAATACAAAGCACTTTGTTTCGCAACATATTGACATTGAGTTTGTTTGTAACTCTTACCCCTTATCTCATGCTTCTAGCCTATTTGTTATAGGTTTGCCACTGTTGCTTCTGGAGCATCTTCTGGGAAACTATTGGAATATGTGGTCGGAGGTCCCAGGCTTTCTGTCCAAACAGCTTATGGCTTGGAGGTTGAGGTAGAACAAACACGATGTTCTGTTTTGCTTAAACACCTAATCTTTTAGTAGATATCAATAGTTATTTCCAGCATTTGACATGGAATACGGCAAGACTTTGCCTGGAGTTGCAACATAGTTTCCCCAAAAGGGGCGCTGACGGGGGTTGTGGGGGAATAAGATGGTTCCATTTTTTCTTAGTTTATACAGCTTGCTTTTGTTAGACTCATCTGCTTTTACCATTGTGATGTGTCTGTATTATTCATCTATGGTTTACGGTCACCTAAAATAGATCACATCTAATGGGACTTAATGTAAAAGTTCAAGGGTGATTTTTGTTTTACCATTTAATAGGGTATTCTGTTGTGctgatcatttattttttgttttctgtattACCAAAATCTGGTTGTCAAAAGAAATACTTATTCCAATTGTGTGTGTTGGTTTTCTAATCTTTGATTCAGTGTTGCAGTGGTATGGTGATTCGCATTACCTTTGTTTGGTGGATGTATCTATACATTTCGTTTTGAGTGCAGATGATTGTACTGGGCTTGAATGAAAAAGAAGTATTAGCACCTTCATTTGAGCTCCTGCACTCACATTGAATCTGTTGCCCTCTGAAATCTTAGCTTCTGGTATGTCTTCTCTTAATCATGCAAGCCAAACTTTGGTCTTTGATCTTACTCTTCTATTGCTAGCTCTGCAAACATGGGCTCTGTTTCTGTTTTTGAaacaatgttttgaaaataaaaacaagccCAAACGGCTAGATAAAAGGCTGTTCAAGAATTCTGTGTAAAAATATTTGAGCTGGTGTGCAAATCACTGATTTAGCTtggaataaaaaagaaatatcagCATCTTGGTTGAAGTAGCACAGAACATCATCATGCTCATGAAACCAACTTCAGCCATGAGCATGTCATCCAAACAAATGGAATAGGTCCAATTCGATAGCATTTGAGATGAACTATAAACTATGCAAGATATCAAAAGTTTGTCCAACTGTTTCTTTAGCGCAGCTCAAAAAACTAAAGCTttaacttttccttttttttctttttttttttggcgtgtGCTCACTGCTCATTATAGGtatgttgtatgatgtttcAGTAGGTAGCAGCCAAAGTCAATCACAATCATTTGTTCCTCATTCACCATCCTCGAATCATAACCTCTCTGTTTAGGTGTCAAGCCAAGACTAGATTATTTAATCTATGCTCTCTAAGGGTCATCACTTTCCACGAATGCCCTACCCTTTATTTGTGAATATGCCATTCATAGGACAACGAAGGCGACAAGTCCATCTTTCCCAACCGCATGAATTGCGGAGCATGGCAATTTGCCGATTTTGTTGGGCTAAAAGGTTCCAAAACGAGCCTCCAACTTTTTGTTGCCACAATGGAGAAGTAGTTCTGACAAGCCCATTTGTCCCATCAAGCCTACGAAACTTGTTCACTTCTCAAACTGTTGAAGCTTTGGAATTCAGCAAACACATCTGTGCCTATAATAGCAGCTTCTGTTTCACATCCTTTGGCGTCATGCTAGACAAAGGACTTGCTAATTTAACAGGAGGAGTTCACACATTTCGTGCACAAGGGCAAATTTACCATGAATTGCCATCTTTGATTCCATCAGCTACTTTTCCTTGTCACTTCCAACTATACTTCTACGATATTGATAATGAACTCCAAAATAGGTTAGACATTATGGAAAACCAGctggacaaaaagaaaaagaaccccATTTAACCCACACATTGTCAGAACACTAATGGATATGCTCTCTGCAAACCCTTATGCCATGTTTCTTAGGAGACTAGACCAAAGTTCATTGGATTCATATAGAATACACATAAGGACTGATGTCAAGCTCGACCAAAGGGTTTACAACTCCCCATCGGCTGACCGGGTGGCTGCAATATGGATAGAAGGAAATAATGCAAATGTCACACATGAACGTGACATTATAGTGCACTCAAACTCTGGACATAAACATAGAGTGCGACACTATTATGGTTGCTATGATCAGTGATAATAATGAGGagtgatttttcttgtttcttaaaCCTCCTGTGCCGCCTTGCTTTTTCATGACACTTCCCAATCCTAGCATTTTcccttaatttgttttaatttggttatttttcatttctgttTACTATCTCTGGTTGTTGGTTAAACTGGTAAAATGTGAAACCCAACTGAGGCTACAGTTTTTTCCTATATAGCTAACGGGGTTTTGCCGGCATCAGTTTTGTCGCTGATCTGGGCCAGCTGGGTTCTTGAGTTATGCCGTTATAAAGCATTAGTTTGCAGTTGCGAGACTCCTGATAACTAATATGCTGCACTCCTTGTTCAGTCATAGGAACAACTCCAATTGGGGTATTTCCGTTAAAAACTTGTGTCCTGATTTAAGATTTGAGTcttaaaagcaaaaaataaacacTTCTGTGAATCACATGAGCTGCACTTCATGCAGTAAATCAGAAAAATGAAGAATCCATGGGAAAAGTGAAGAGGAAATTCGTCTACTTATTTCCTGGCAAGTTATTTTTCCGGATTTTGATATCCATGCCTGTTCTTTCAGCTTTTGTTGAAATTGAAACCCCGTCAAAATTCAGTTTTATTCAGGTTCATAATTTTCAGTTACTTCTATATTGCCTCACTTTTGCATTTTGATAATTTCTTCTGTTTATTCAGTTTTCATTGCAGTTCGATGCTCCTCTGTTGGGATGAAAGATTAGAAGTCTCAGTGCTGGAGGAATGAGCTTGACGTAGGTTCAAACCGTTTATGCCTTCGTagctttcttccttttccttgtATGACAcaggttaaaacttaaaaacagCTTTCTTCCTGTTGCTGTGGGAAGATAAAATCCTTGATTTTTCAAATCCAATGCACCCTTGATGTTGGAGTAGTTAGAACATCTCCAACAggagatgtcaatttttttttaaggcttatATGGCATTTTGACATCTCCATTTGACATCAAACTCTCCCTCTCCAGCCCTTATGTCAAAATAATAGAACTCAAacttaaaaggtaaaaaaaaaaaagaataagaaaacctaaaacggcaaaattgTTTTTGAACTTCCAAAggtagtttttgaaaattggcatGTACAGAGGTAGATGTCAAAATTGACATGGGAGTGGGAGGTGTTAAAGCCACCTTAGCTTTGACATGAGTGAAGGCATATCTATTGGATTGTCCACTTATGCCAAAAGTAACCGTTGGAGATGTCATCTCAGCTTTGATATTttctgttggagatgctcttagcgaCGGAGCCAATTGGCGCTATGttttttaagaacataagaacaaaaagaaaaaatgccCGGTGCCAAAATTCTTTTGGGTGGAAACTTTTGGACCAATGCTACACACtgttttttatcttttttcccGTTTTTGAAGAACAACAATTCTACACAGATGTTTGTAAGGCTACATCAAACCATGTATTTTCATTTCATatgcttttttatttatttatccaacatcttcctt
Coding sequences:
- the LOC131324650 gene encoding lycopene epsilon cyclase, chloroplastic-like isoform X2; this translates as MLGLHLHKKGSIFRRKCKIGRGNAMPIILLQTQIMESDVSYLSSKVERIIETRNGQRLIACFGIPYRFATVASGASSGKLLEYVVGGPRLSVQTAYGLEVEWYGDSHYLCLVDVSIHFVLSADDCTGLE
- the LOC131324650 gene encoding lycopene epsilon cyclase, chloroplastic-like isoform X3 is translated as MLGLHLHKKGSIFRRKCKIGRGNAMPIILLQTQIMESDVSYLSSKVERIIETRNGQRLIACFGIPYRFATVASGASSGKLLEYVVGGPRLSVQTAYGLEVEMIVLGLNEKEVLAPSFELLHSH
- the LOC131324650 gene encoding uncharacterized protein LOC131324650 isoform X1; this translates as MQDIKRQRRRQVHLSQPHELRSMAICRFCWAKRFQNEPPTFCCHNGEVVLTSPFVPSSLRNLFTSQTVEALEFSKHICAYNSSFCFTSFGVMLDKGLANLTGGVHTFRAQGQIYHELPSLIPSATFPCHFQLYFYDIDNELQNRLDIMENQLDKKKKNPI